One window from the genome of Rhodococcus sp. ABRD24 encodes:
- a CDS encoding GtrA family protein: protein MVAARVPRRMLSVFVRNAELLKFLTVGAIAFVTTSVLFFGLKWTVLDGKPVTANVVAVLVATVLSYVLNREWAFTARGGRERRHEAALFFLVAGVGMAINQLPLAVSRYVLDLQTPHVSPLVENVADFISAMIIGTLIATVFRWWAMRKFVFPQLVVPEIENDIRVQENQR, encoded by the coding sequence ATGGTTGCAGCGAGAGTGCCGCGTCGGATGCTGTCGGTCTTCGTGCGCAACGCGGAACTGCTGAAGTTCCTGACCGTTGGAGCGATTGCATTCGTCACCACATCGGTGCTGTTCTTCGGTTTGAAGTGGACGGTACTGGATGGCAAGCCGGTGACCGCGAATGTTGTGGCAGTGTTGGTGGCAACCGTGCTCTCGTACGTGCTCAACCGCGAGTGGGCGTTCACCGCGCGAGGCGGTCGCGAGCGCCGACACGAGGCGGCCCTGTTCTTCTTGGTTGCCGGTGTGGGCATGGCGATCAACCAGCTGCCGTTGGCGGTATCGCGGTATGTGCTCGATCTGCAGACCCCGCATGTGTCCCCGCTCGTTGAGAACGTTGCCGACTTCATCAGTGCGATGATCATCGGCACCCTGATCGCGACCGTGTTCCGCTGGTGGGCGATGCGCAAGTTCGTCTTCCCGCAGCTGGTGGTGCCGGAGATCGAGAACGACATACGCGTGCAGGAGAACCAGCGGTAA
- a CDS encoding DivIVA domain-containing protein has protein sequence MPLTPADVHNVAFSKPPIGKRGYNEDEVDAFLDLVEQELSRLIEENADLRQRVGELDQELAESKNAPRPAATAAAPVPAPAPEPVRVVEQPKPAPVPVAAPPRSEDANMQAAKVLGLAQEMADRLTGDAKVEAEQLLSDARTNSERLVSEARTKSETMVADAKQKSESLLSDAQTRSETQLRQAKEKADALQADSEKKHTEIMATINQQRTVLEGRIEQLKTFEREYRVRLKSYLESQLEELEQRGSAVPVDGGQDNFGQSGSQSGFRQSFAKGNN, from the coding sequence ATGCCGCTGACTCCAGCTGATGTGCACAACGTCGCGTTCAGCAAGCCTCCTATAGGGAAGCGTGGCTACAACGAGGACGAGGTCGATGCCTTCCTCGACCTCGTCGAGCAGGAGCTGTCGCGACTGATCGAGGAGAATGCAGACCTCCGTCAGCGGGTGGGTGAGCTCGATCAGGAGCTCGCCGAGTCAAAGAACGCGCCGCGCCCGGCCGCGACTGCAGCAGCTCCCGTCCCGGCGCCGGCGCCTGAGCCCGTCCGCGTGGTCGAGCAGCCCAAACCGGCTCCGGTCCCTGTGGCCGCACCGCCTCGGTCCGAGGATGCCAACATGCAGGCCGCGAAGGTACTCGGCCTTGCGCAGGAGATGGCCGACCGGCTCACCGGCGACGCCAAGGTGGAGGCCGAGCAGCTGCTCAGCGATGCTCGCACCAACTCGGAGCGTCTCGTGAGCGAGGCCCGCACCAAGTCGGAGACCATGGTTGCCGACGCCAAACAGAAGTCCGAGTCGCTGCTGTCGGACGCGCAGACTCGTTCGGAGACCCAGCTGCGTCAGGCCAAGGAGAAGGCCGATGCTTTGCAGGCGGACTCCGAGAAGAAGCACACCGAGATCATGGCGACCATCAACCAGCAGCGCACCGTGCTGGAGGGTCGGATCGAGCAGTTGAAGACGTTCGAGCGCGAGTACCGCGTGCGGCTCAAGTCGTACCTGGAATCGCAGCTCGAGGAGCTGGAGCAGCGCGGTTCGGCAGTTCCGGTCGACGGCGGCCAGGACAATTTCGGCCAGTCGGGTTCACAGTCCGGCTTCCGGCAGTCGTTCGCCAAGGGAAACAACTAA
- a CDS encoding cell division protein SepF — translation MSTLHKFKAYFGMVPLEDFEDDYIDEPGQARRDYAEPGYAASRRDEIEDDFDRYDSSAPRGSARIEPIAPRATRPAPSAAPRGTTRGALAVDSRMDRLEGRRPTVDEAGPLSKITTLRPRDYGEARTIGERFRDGSPVIMDLVEMSNADAKRLVDFAAGLAFALRGSFDKVATKVFLLSPADIDVSAEERRRIAETGFYNQK, via the coding sequence ATGAGCACCCTGCACAAGTTCAAGGCTTACTTCGGCATGGTTCCCCTCGAGGACTTCGAGGACGACTATATCGATGAGCCGGGGCAGGCCCGCCGGGACTACGCCGAGCCCGGATACGCGGCTTCCCGCCGCGACGAGATCGAAGACGACTTCGACCGCTACGACTCGTCGGCCCCGCGTGGATCGGCGCGTATCGAGCCGATCGCCCCGCGGGCGACCCGGCCCGCGCCCAGCGCTGCGCCGCGAGGAACTACTCGTGGCGCGCTTGCGGTCGACTCCAGGATGGATCGACTCGAAGGCCGTCGCCCGACGGTCGACGAGGCCGGCCCACTGTCGAAGATCACTACGCTGCGTCCCCGTGACTACGGCGAGGCCCGGACGATCGGTGAGCGCTTCCGCGACGGCAGCCCGGTGATCATGGATCTGGTCGAGATGAGCAACGCCGACGCCAAACGCCTCGTCGATTTCGCGGCCGGCCTCGCCTTCGCGCTGCGTGGCTCGTTCGACAAGGTGGCCACGAAGGTGTTCCTGCTCTCACCCGCCGATATCGACGTCTCCGCGGAGGAGCGTCGCCGCATCGCGGAGACCGGCTTCTACAACCAGAAGTAA
- a CDS encoding VOC family protein, which produces MASSTMNSVIAVLPVKDFSTATAWYATWLGRPADVEPMDGIAEWQIAENAWIQVTVDPDTAGRTNVVVGVDDLDAQIDLCTSAGVDIGAVEEYPDVVKTLVIADPDGNKVTFAQDLTEG; this is translated from the coding sequence ATGGCCAGCTCGACGATGAACAGCGTCATCGCCGTACTCCCCGTCAAGGACTTCTCGACCGCGACGGCGTGGTACGCCACGTGGCTCGGCCGACCTGCCGATGTCGAACCGATGGACGGCATAGCCGAATGGCAGATTGCAGAGAACGCATGGATCCAGGTCACCGTCGATCCGGACACCGCCGGGCGCACCAATGTGGTTGTCGGCGTCGATGATCTGGACGCGCAGATTGACCTGTGCACGAGCGCCGGGGTAGACATCGGCGCGGTCGAGGAGTACCCGGACGTCGTGAAGACCCTTGTCATTGCGGACCCCGACGGCAACAAGGTGACCTTCGCCCAAGACCTCACCGAGGGCTGA
- a CDS encoding RluA family pseudouridine synthase, translated as MRETRSMPVPDGLDGMRVDAGLARLLGLSRTAVAALTEEGAVQLDGSAVGKSDRLSAGSWLEVELPEPARELTIEAEPVEGLEILYADDDIVAVDKPVGVAAHASVGWTGPTVIGGLAAAGFRISTSGAHERQGIVHRLDVGTSGVMVVATSERAYTVLKRAFKERTIDKRYHALVQGHPDPSSGTIDAPIGRHRSNDWKFAVTADGKPSITHYDTVEAFQAASLLDVHLETGRTHQIRVHFSALRHPCCGDLTYGADPRLAERLGLERQWLHARSLGFAHPADGHWVEIASEYPKDLQHALGVLRGT; from the coding sequence ATGAGGGAGACGCGTTCGATGCCGGTTCCCGACGGGCTCGACGGGATGCGGGTGGACGCCGGGCTGGCGCGCCTGCTGGGGCTTTCGCGGACCGCGGTAGCCGCGCTCACCGAGGAGGGCGCCGTTCAGCTCGACGGCAGCGCCGTAGGCAAGTCCGACCGGCTTTCGGCGGGCTCCTGGCTCGAGGTGGAACTGCCCGAGCCTGCGCGGGAGCTGACGATCGAGGCCGAGCCGGTCGAGGGGTTGGAGATCCTGTACGCCGACGACGACATCGTCGCGGTCGACAAGCCGGTCGGCGTTGCGGCCCACGCGAGTGTCGGCTGGACCGGTCCGACGGTGATCGGTGGTCTCGCGGCGGCCGGATTCCGGATCTCGACTTCCGGCGCTCACGAGCGGCAGGGCATCGTGCACCGGCTGGACGTCGGGACCTCCGGCGTCATGGTGGTCGCGACGTCCGAGCGGGCCTACACGGTGCTCAAGCGGGCGTTCAAAGAGCGCACCATCGACAAGCGCTACCACGCGCTGGTGCAGGGGCATCCAGATCCGAGCAGCGGCACCATCGATGCGCCGATCGGCCGGCATCGCAGCAACGACTGGAAGTTCGCGGTCACGGCGGACGGTAAGCCGAGCATCACCCATTACGACACGGTCGAGGCGTTCCAGGCGGCGAGCCTGCTCGACGTCCACCTCGAGACGGGCCGCACTCATCAGATCCGGGTGCACTTCTCGGCGCTGCGCCACCCGTGCTGCGGTGATCTCACCTATGGCGCGGATCCGCGTCTGGCCGAGCGGCTGGGCCTCGAGCGTCAGTGGTTGCATGCGCGCTCGCTGGGCTTCGCACACCCCGCCGACGGGCATTGGGTCGAGATCGCCAGTGAGTACCCGAAGGACCTGCAACACGCGCTCGGAGTCCTGCGGGGAACCTGA
- the lspA gene encoding signal peptidase II, producing the protein MRMLVTIAAVVLALDLLTKVLAVAFIDPRDPIRIVGDTVTLTLIRNPGAAFSMATGMTWLLTLVAVGVVIGVVRIGRTLSSPWWALGLGLVLGGALGNLIDRIFRSPGPLQGHVVDFVSVGWWPVFNVADSSIVCGAVLLVALTLFGVEPSGVRASRKGDAA; encoded by the coding sequence ATGCGCATGCTGGTCACGATCGCGGCGGTGGTCCTCGCCCTGGACCTGCTGACCAAGGTCCTCGCGGTGGCATTCATCGATCCGAGGGACCCGATTCGGATCGTCGGTGACACGGTGACGCTGACGCTGATCCGCAATCCGGGTGCCGCCTTCTCCATGGCGACCGGGATGACGTGGCTGCTGACGTTGGTCGCGGTCGGTGTCGTCATCGGTGTGGTCAGGATCGGTCGAACTCTCAGTTCGCCGTGGTGGGCGCTGGGCCTCGGCCTGGTACTCGGTGGTGCGCTCGGTAACCTGATCGATCGGATCTTCCGTTCGCCCGGTCCGCTCCAGGGCCACGTGGTGGACTTCGTCTCGGTCGGATGGTGGCCGGTGTTCAACGTCGCCGACTCGTCGATCGTGTGTGGTGCGGTGCTTCTCGTCGCGCTGACGCTGTTCGGTGTCGAGCCGAGTGGTGTCCGGGCTTCGCGAAAGGGGGACGCGGCATGA
- a CDS encoding YggT family protein, which yields MAVFSVIYMILFVFWLLLIGRIIVEFIRVFARDWRPSGFVVVILEAIFTVTDPPVKLLRRLIPPISLGGVRLDLSIMVLLFLLFILMQVVGGLASSGTFV from the coding sequence GTGGCCGTGTTCTCGGTGATCTACATGATCCTGTTCGTCTTCTGGCTGTTGCTCATCGGGCGGATCATCGTCGAGTTCATCCGGGTTTTTGCCAGGGACTGGCGCCCATCGGGTTTCGTCGTCGTGATTCTCGAGGCGATCTTCACGGTCACGGACCCTCCTGTGAAGCTTCTGCGCAGACTGATTCCACCGATCTCGCTGGGCGGCGTGCGGTTGGATCTGTCGATCATGGTGCTGCTGTTCCTGCTGTTCATTCTCATGCAGGTGGTCGGCGGACTGGCTTCGTCGGGCACATTCGTGTGA
- a CDS encoding DNA polymerase IV: MDSTVPDPTRSRRWVLHLDMDAFFASVEQLTRPTLRGRPVLVGGLGGRGVVAGASYEARVFGARSAMPMHQARRLVGASAVVLPPRGALYDQVSRHVFEAVRSRVPVLEQLSLDEAFGEPAELVGAGAAEVERYCEGLRALVLAETGLVASIGAGAGKQVAKIASGLAKPDGITVVSPDVQQELMESLPVRKLWGIGPVAEEKLKRLGIDTVGALAALPEAEVASVLGSTIGPGLQRQARGIDDRPVAERADAKQVSAETTFAADIVTLAGLRRAVEASAAAAHRRLDQDGRAARTVVLKLRKSDMSIVTRSLTLPYATTDRQTLTATAQRQVIDPLELGPIRLVGVGYGGLSRVRQGSLFPELDQGENLSEGVGEQPDSNPPEPLDDSPRWRPGLDVAHAEYGHGWVQGAGHGVVTVRFETRSSGPGFSRTFADSESGLVVADPIESLK; the protein is encoded by the coding sequence ATGGACTCCACCGTCCCCGATCCCACGCGTAGCCGCCGGTGGGTCCTGCACCTCGACATGGACGCGTTCTTCGCGTCTGTCGAGCAGCTGACCCGCCCGACGCTACGCGGCCGCCCGGTGCTGGTCGGAGGGCTCGGGGGCAGGGGAGTGGTCGCCGGGGCGAGCTACGAGGCGCGGGTGTTCGGCGCCCGATCGGCGATGCCGATGCATCAGGCGCGTCGCCTGGTGGGCGCGTCGGCCGTCGTGCTGCCGCCCCGCGGTGCGCTGTACGACCAGGTCAGCCGCCATGTCTTCGAGGCTGTGCGGTCGCGGGTTCCGGTTCTCGAACAGCTCTCGCTCGACGAGGCGTTCGGCGAGCCGGCCGAACTCGTGGGGGCGGGCGCGGCGGAGGTCGAGCGCTACTGCGAGGGCCTGCGCGCACTCGTGCTCGCCGAGACCGGTCTGGTCGCGTCGATCGGCGCCGGTGCCGGCAAACAGGTCGCCAAGATCGCCTCGGGTCTGGCGAAGCCCGACGGGATCACCGTCGTCTCGCCCGACGTCCAGCAGGAACTGATGGAGTCGTTGCCGGTGCGGAAACTGTGGGGTATCGGTCCGGTCGCGGAGGAGAAGCTCAAGCGGCTCGGTATCGACACTGTCGGTGCACTGGCTGCGCTGCCCGAGGCGGAGGTGGCCTCGGTGCTGGGCAGCACGATCGGTCCGGGTCTCCAACGTCAGGCCCGTGGCATCGACGATCGGCCCGTCGCCGAGCGCGCCGATGCGAAGCAGGTGAGCGCGGAGACGACCTTCGCGGCGGACATCGTGACGCTCGCCGGTCTGCGGAGGGCAGTCGAGGCGAGCGCCGCCGCCGCGCACAGGCGACTCGACCAGGACGGTCGCGCAGCCCGAACGGTGGTGCTCAAACTACGTAAATCAGACATGAGCATCGTCACTCGTTCACTCACCCTGCCCTATGCGACGACCGATCGGCAGACGCTGACCGCGACGGCTCAACGGCAGGTCATCGATCCCCTCGAACTCGGGCCGATCCGCTTGGTCGGTGTCGGCTACGGCGGTCTGTCCAGGGTGCGTCAGGGCTCGTTGTTTCCCGAGCTCGATCAGGGTGAGAACTTGTCGGAAGGTGTGGGGGAACAGCCGGATTCGAATCCGCCGGAGCCGTTGGACGACAGTCCGCGGTGGCGTCCGGGGCTCGACGTCGCCCACGCCGAGTATGGTCATGGATGGGTCCAGGGAGCGGGCCACGGGGTGGTGACGGTGCGGTTCGAGACGCGAAGCAGTGGGCCGGGGTTTTCGCGCACGTTCGCGGACAGCGAATCGGGCCTGGTCGTTGCGGATCCGATCGAGAGTCTCAAATGA
- the ileS gene encoding isoleucine--tRNA ligase, which translates to MTSNESIPPQTNDGYPRVDLVGGRATGSVSFPALEQKVLAAWDADGTFEASVANREGAEEFVFYDGPPFANGLPHYGHLLTGYVKDLIPRYQTMRGKKVDRRFGWDCHGLPAELEAEKQLGIKDKSQIDAMGLAEFNAYCKQSVLRYTDEWRDYVTRQARWVDFDNDYKTLDLDFMESVMWAFKELHDKGLIYQGFRVLPYSWYEQTPLSNQETRLDDAYKMRQDPAVTVDMVLTAEGSPLDGANALIWTTTPWTLPSNLAIAVHPDVDYVQVRAASGATGDGSGADGKRYVLAAARVGHYARELGESPEVLGEYKGAELIGLTYTPPFDFFHGPGKGHENAHRVLSADYVTTDSGTGIVHLAPAFGEEDMDCATANGIEIVQPLDAGGKFTSMVPPYEGLQVFDANPVIIKDLKAAGKLLRHETIEHSYPHSWRSGQPLIYMAVPSWFVAVTKFRDRMVELNQEITWVPEHIKDGQFGKWLEGARDWNISRNRYWGSPIPVWISDDPSYPRVDVYGSLDQLEADFGVRPTDLHRPMIDELVRPNPDDPTGKSMMRRVPEVLDCWFESGSMPYAQVHYPFENRDWFIGKSGATADDAAHFPGDFIVEYNGQTRGWFYTLHVLATALFDRPAFKTVAAHGIVLGDDGQKMSKSKGNYPDVKEVFDRDGSDAMRWFLMSSPILRGGNLIVTEQGIREGVRQALLPLWNAWSFLQLYASKPGQWRTDSPNVLDKYILAKLAATRDAITEDLEVTDIAGACDELRTFCDALTNWYVRRSRSRFWDEDRDAIDTLHTVLEVVTRLAAPLLPMATEVIWRGLTGGRSVHLTDWPSASELPADADLVEAMDDVRGVCSTVLGLRKAQNLRVRLPLPEVTVAAPDAERLRPYLGLIADEVNVKKVDITADIDVHGRFELVVNARAAGPRLGKDVQTVIKAVKAGDWTEKDGVVTVWPGRSAGSAPAEPSGRSAGSAPAGIELLPSEYTQRLVAAEPESTAALPGGAGLVVLDSQVTEELEAEGWAKDRIRELQDARRAAGLDVSDRISVKLQVPAEQLDWAIRHRDLIAGEILATTLELGEVGGDAVVDLGEGVRATVSKA; encoded by the coding sequence GTGACCAGTAACGAATCCATCCCTCCCCAGACGAACGACGGGTACCCCCGCGTCGATCTCGTCGGCGGACGCGCTACCGGAAGTGTGTCCTTCCCGGCGCTCGAGCAGAAGGTGCTCGCGGCATGGGACGCCGACGGCACGTTCGAAGCCAGCGTCGCGAACCGTGAGGGTGCCGAGGAATTCGTGTTCTACGACGGCCCGCCCTTTGCGAATGGCCTGCCGCACTATGGCCACCTCCTCACCGGGTACGTCAAGGACTTGATCCCGCGCTACCAGACGATGCGTGGCAAGAAGGTGGACCGCAGGTTCGGCTGGGACTGCCACGGCCTGCCCGCGGAGCTCGAGGCGGAGAAGCAGCTCGGCATCAAGGACAAGTCGCAGATCGACGCGATGGGCCTCGCCGAGTTCAACGCCTACTGCAAGCAGTCGGTTCTCCGGTACACCGACGAGTGGCGCGACTACGTGACTCGACAGGCTCGGTGGGTCGACTTCGACAACGATTACAAGACGCTGGATCTGGACTTCATGGAGTCCGTGATGTGGGCGTTCAAGGAGCTCCACGACAAGGGCCTGATCTATCAGGGCTTCCGGGTGCTCCCGTACAGCTGGTACGAGCAGACACCGCTGTCGAACCAGGAGACCCGCCTCGACGACGCCTACAAGATGCGTCAGGACCCGGCGGTCACGGTCGATATGGTCCTGACGGCAGAGGGGTCCCCGCTGGACGGCGCGAACGCGCTGATCTGGACCACGACGCCGTGGACGCTGCCGTCGAACCTCGCGATTGCGGTGCACCCCGACGTCGATTACGTGCAGGTGCGGGCGGCGAGCGGAGCGACGGGAGATGGATCCGGCGCGGACGGTAAGCGCTATGTCCTCGCCGCGGCACGCGTCGGCCACTATGCCCGCGAGCTCGGCGAATCACCCGAGGTTCTCGGCGAGTACAAGGGCGCCGAGCTGATCGGACTCACCTACACGCCGCCCTTCGACTTCTTCCACGGTCCCGGCAAGGGGCACGAGAACGCGCACCGCGTGCTGTCGGCCGACTACGTCACCACCGACTCCGGTACCGGAATCGTCCACCTCGCACCGGCTTTCGGTGAGGAGGACATGGACTGTGCGACTGCGAACGGCATCGAGATCGTGCAGCCGCTGGACGCGGGCGGCAAGTTCACGTCGATGGTGCCGCCGTACGAAGGCCTACAAGTTTTCGATGCAAACCCGGTCATCATCAAGGATCTCAAGGCCGCCGGAAAGCTGCTGCGGCACGAGACGATCGAGCACTCCTACCCGCACAGTTGGCGATCGGGCCAGCCGCTGATCTACATGGCGGTGCCCTCGTGGTTCGTCGCGGTCACCAAGTTCCGCGACCGCATGGTCGAGCTCAACCAGGAGATCACCTGGGTGCCCGAGCACATCAAGGACGGCCAGTTCGGCAAGTGGCTCGAGGGTGCCCGCGACTGGAACATCAGCCGAAACCGCTACTGGGGCAGCCCGATCCCGGTGTGGATCTCGGACGACCCGTCCTACCCGCGGGTGGACGTCTACGGTTCCCTCGATCAGCTCGAGGCGGACTTCGGTGTGCGCCCGACGGATCTGCACCGGCCGATGATCGACGAGCTGGTCCGGCCGAACCCGGACGACCCGACCGGCAAGTCGATGATGCGCCGCGTTCCCGAGGTGCTCGACTGCTGGTTCGAGTCGGGCTCGATGCCGTATGCACAGGTGCACTACCCGTTCGAGAACCGGGATTGGTTCATCGGGAAGAGTGGTGCGACGGCGGATGACGCCGCGCACTTCCCGGGCGACTTCATCGTCGAGTACAACGGGCAGACCCGCGGCTGGTTCTACACGCTGCATGTGCTGGCGACGGCGCTGTTCGACCGTCCGGCGTTCAAGACCGTTGCGGCGCACGGCATCGTCCTCGGTGACGACGGCCAGAAGATGAGCAAGTCGAAGGGCAACTACCCGGACGTCAAGGAGGTGTTCGACCGCGACGGCTCGGACGCCATGCGCTGGTTCCTGATGTCGTCGCCGATCCTGCGCGGCGGCAACCTGATCGTCACCGAGCAGGGCATCCGGGAAGGCGTGCGTCAGGCGCTGCTGCCGTTGTGGAACGCATGGAGTTTCCTGCAGCTGTACGCGTCCAAGCCCGGCCAGTGGCGGACCGACTCGCCGAACGTGCTCGACAAGTACATCCTGGCGAAGCTCGCGGCGACGCGGGACGCGATCACCGAGGACCTCGAAGTCACCGATATCGCGGGTGCCTGCGACGAATTGCGCACCTTCTGCGACGCACTCACCAACTGGTATGTGCGTCGTTCGCGCAGCCGCTTCTGGGACGAGGACCGGGACGCGATCGACACGCTGCACACCGTGCTCGAGGTCGTCACCCGCCTGGCGGCGCCGCTGCTGCCGATGGCGACCGAGGTGATCTGGCGCGGTCTCACCGGTGGTCGTTCGGTACACCTGACGGACTGGCCGTCGGCGTCCGAGCTGCCGGCCGACGCCGACCTGGTCGAGGCGATGGACGACGTCCGTGGTGTCTGCTCGACGGTGCTGGGTCTGCGCAAGGCGCAGAACCTCCGGGTGCGGCTGCCGTTGCCCGAGGTCACCGTCGCGGCGCCCGACGCCGAGCGGTTGCGCCCGTATCTGGGTCTGATCGCGGACGAGGTGAACGTCAAGAAGGTCGACATCACGGCGGACATCGACGTACACGGACGCTTCGAATTGGTCGTCAACGCGCGTGCCGCCGGTCCGCGCCTGGGCAAGGATGTTCAGACGGTCATCAAGGCGGTGAAGGCGGGCGACTGGACAGAGAAGGACGGCGTGGTCACAGTGTGGCCGGGTCGCTCCGCAGGCTCCGCTCCCGCCGAACCTTCGGGTCGCTCCGCAGGCTCCGCTCCCGCCGGCATCGAGCTGCTGCCGTCCGAGTACACCCAGCGACTGGTCGCTGCCGAGCCCGAGTCGACAGCCGCCCTGCCGGGCGGTGCGGGACTCGTCGTCCTCGACTCGCAGGTGACCGAGGAGCTCGAGGCCGAGGGATGGGCCAAGGACCGCATCCGCGAGCTGCAGGACGCGCGCCGTGCCGCAGGTCTCGATGTCTCCGATCGGATTTCGGTGAAGCTGCAGGTTCCGGCCGAGCAGTTGGACTGGGCGATACGGCACCGGGACCTGATCGCGGGCGAGATCCTCGCGACCACGCTCGAGCTCGGCGAAGTCGGCGGCGACGCGGTCGTCGATCTGGGCGAGGGTGTGCGTGCCACGGTCTCGAAGGCCTGA
- a CDS encoding glycosyltransferase 87 family protein, translated as MRDTAADEVPRVSGGYDGKKTRELPFRWPSFVLFVSWAAASAALFVTIVGLRTPRLGLLEGGADLDVYRDGARHVMEELPLYTEPFVHGLLYTYTPFSTLTFLPFGLLPGGTDKYIWLAVNIVLLAAIIAFCWRMLGYRITPYVLSVSSLLTIVCIFLEPVRTTLFYGQINLVLMALILWDTSRGEGSRLKGVGVGIAAGIKLTPGYFVLFYLALRQWRAAAVAAGTIAATVGVSWLVLPDDSRQYWTETFFNSSRIADDLHPANQSLRGVIARLIGEPAPTWLWLLTAAIVAAASMWVVVRLHRVGEVLLAVTVAGMSAAVISPFTWSHHWVWFVPLLVFLVHRALTNPWWWLGAAALFLVAGSWTYHFPDVAVVGLYLFPPIWMPWDVLVNLYLLTYAVVLGGAAVIAHRTARDQRLDVALRERADDCRSAG; from the coding sequence ATGCGTGACACTGCCGCAGATGAGGTGCCGCGGGTTTCCGGTGGCTACGACGGAAAGAAGACCCGGGAGCTCCCATTCCGATGGCCGAGCTTCGTGCTCTTCGTGTCGTGGGCAGCGGCGTCTGCAGCGCTGTTCGTGACGATCGTGGGCCTGCGGACGCCCAGGCTCGGGCTGTTGGAAGGCGGCGCCGACCTCGACGTCTATCGCGATGGCGCCCGGCACGTGATGGAGGAGTTACCGCTCTACACCGAACCGTTCGTCCATGGTCTGCTCTACACGTACACCCCGTTCTCGACGCTGACCTTCCTGCCCTTCGGACTGCTGCCGGGCGGGACTGACAAGTACATCTGGTTGGCCGTCAACATCGTTCTGCTGGCGGCGATCATCGCCTTCTGCTGGCGGATGCTCGGCTACCGGATCACCCCATACGTGCTGAGCGTCTCGTCCCTGCTGACCATCGTGTGCATCTTCCTCGAGCCGGTTCGCACGACGCTGTTCTACGGTCAGATCAATCTGGTGCTGATGGCATTGATCCTGTGGGATACCTCACGCGGCGAGGGAAGTCGCCTGAAGGGAGTCGGAGTCGGTATCGCAGCAGGCATCAAGCTGACGCCGGGGTACTTCGTCTTGTTCTATCTCGCGTTGCGTCAGTGGCGGGCAGCGGCGGTCGCGGCCGGAACGATTGCGGCGACGGTCGGCGTGAGCTGGCTTGTGCTGCCCGACGATTCTCGGCAGTACTGGACCGAGACATTCTTCAACTCCAGTCGGATCGCGGACGATCTGCATCCCGCGAACCAGTCGTTGCGAGGCGTGATCGCCCGCCTCATCGGCGAGCCTGCGCCGACCTGGCTGTGGCTACTGACTGCCGCGATCGTCGCCGCCGCGAGTATGTGGGTGGTGGTCCGGCTCCACCGCGTCGGCGAGGTCCTCCTCGCGGTCACGGTCGCCGGCATGAGTGCGGCAGTGATCTCGCCGTTCACGTGGAGCCACCACTGGGTGTGGTTCGTGCCGCTACTGGTCTTCCTCGTCCACCGGGCACTGACGAACCCCTGGTGGTGGCTCGGTGCCGCCGCGCTCTTCCTGGTTGCGGGGTCATGGACGTACCATTTCCCCGACGTGGCGGTAGTCGGGCTGTACCTCTTCCCGCCCATCTGGATGCCGTGGGATGTGCTCGTCAACCTCTATCTCCTGACCTATGCGGTGGTCCTCGGGGGCGCCGCCGTCATCGCCCATCGAACGGCCCGAGATCAGCGGCTCGACGTCGCCCTCCGTGAGAGAGCCGACGACTGCCGATCAGCGGGCTGA
- a CDS encoding chorismate mutase has product MSTKLVVAVTVIALASVAPAAADAETARAAGGLEPLVSAISLRLSTADQVASAKWGTGKPIDDPDREGQVYRAALSAARDEQLDPARVEQIFRTQIDANKAVQRGLFLFWQTVPPAAPVQRPDLAAVRPLLDSLNVEIVSQIGEQRVTLAAADCVPALASAAVRAATAQRLDGLHSVALVHAVSALCGPVSAR; this is encoded by the coding sequence ATGTCCACGAAACTCGTTGTTGCGGTGACGGTGATAGCGCTCGCCTCCGTGGCGCCGGCGGCGGCCGACGCCGAAACGGCGCGTGCAGCGGGCGGGCTCGAGCCTCTCGTGTCGGCGATCTCGCTGCGGCTGTCCACCGCCGATCAGGTGGCGTCCGCCAAGTGGGGGACCGGCAAGCCGATCGACGACCCGGACCGTGAGGGGCAGGTCTACCGCGCCGCGCTGTCGGCGGCCCGGGACGAACAGCTCGATCCTGCACGCGTCGAGCAGATCTTCCGTACACAGATCGATGCGAACAAGGCCGTTCAGCGCGGCCTTTTCCTCTTCTGGCAGACCGTGCCTCCGGCGGCGCCCGTGCAGCGGCCGGATCTGGCGGCGGTCCGGCCGCTGCTCGACTCGCTCAACGTCGAGATCGTTTCTCAGATCGGGGAACAGCGGGTAACGCTGGCCGCCGCCGACTGCGTGCCCGCGCTGGCGTCGGCCGCGGTGAGGGCTGCTACGGCGCAACGCCTCGACGGCCTGCATTCGGTGGCACTCGTGCACGCGGTGAGTGCGCTGTGCGGCCCGGTGTCAGCCCGCTGA